The following are encoded together in the Clostridium sp. BJN0013 genome:
- a CDS encoding TetR/AcrR family transcriptional regulator: MDRRMQKTHTAIFAAFNKLLSKKSYSKITIQEIIDEANIGRSTFYAHFETKDDLLKEMCQKLFNHIFSDDLQAEETHDFSLSKGQSNTSLTHILYHLKDDEKNLKGVLCCESSDLFWNYIRQQFSRYITNYLLNVRTTKSSSIPDELLINHISGSFVDLVKWWMHNGMKETPEKVEKYFEAFIFPII, encoded by the coding sequence ATGGATAGACGAATGCAAAAAACACATACTGCCATCTTTGCTGCATTTAACAAACTCTTATCTAAAAAAAGTTACTCAAAAATTACAATTCAAGAAATTATAGATGAAGCTAACATAGGGCGCAGCACTTTTTATGCCCACTTTGAAACAAAAGATGATTTACTAAAAGAAATGTGTCAAAAATTATTTAATCACATATTTTCAGATGACCTACAAGCAGAAGAAACTCACGATTTCTCGTTAAGCAAAGGGCAATCAAACACCTCACTTACTCATATCCTTTATCATTTAAAGGATGATGAGAAGAATTTAAAAGGAGTTCTTTGCTGTGAAAGCAGCGACCTATTTTGGAACTATATAAGACAACAGTTTTCACGTTACATTACTAATTATCTTCTAAATGTCAGAACTACTAAGAGTTCATCCATTCCAGATGAATTATTGATTAATCATATTTCAGGAAGTTTTGTTGACTTAGTTAAATGGTGGATGCATAATGGTATGAAGGAAACTCCTGAAAAAGTGGAAAAGTACTTTGAAGCATTCATATTTCCAATTATATAA